A genomic region of Paenibacillus sp. PL2-23 contains the following coding sequences:
- a CDS encoding FAD-dependent oxidoreductase has protein sequence MRSETITTDITVVGGGLAGVCAAVAAARSGRTVALVQNRPVLGGNSSSEVRVWVSGASATGTQRFARETGIMGELLVENQFMNPDGNPYYWDLVVHEAVLAEPNIQLFLNTDVHEVEAEGDEHNRRIHSVTGWMMGSERRLRFESEMFLDCSGDGLVGFLAGAEYRIGREARSLYGEEWAPEEADNITLGSTILFYTKDVGKPVKYIPPSFAKDITTTTIPTRRIIRTGDSGCYYWWIEWGGEVDTVHDNERIRDELWAAIYGIWDYIKNSGQFEADNLTLEWVGSVPGKREYRRFIGDYVLKQQDIVNQVEFPDKIAFGGWSIDLHPPQGMYAEASGSKHLFPDGTYHIPFRSLYSSNVSNMLMAGRNISASHVAFGTTRVMATCAVMGEAAGAAAAMCVERGITPRTLAEEHMEELQQALLRNDGSIIGLRNADPKDLARQAAVQASSWLDSPKVEHGDKRHPLDTDAGLLMPVNPELQTLELLVDASENTELTVEVWDTGRAENYVPYSRQATDTVSVEQGEKQWVKLNLPWKPSQPQNAFIIIRANASLHVWLADESITGVMGFVRSKKRPVVDPTLEVQPEQPVVEWDPKKLVRQTFCFRLSGKSEAYHPSMVLNGYSRPYGGPNLWASHSMTEQQEEWIELSWQDEVACSEIHLTFNDEVNEYLINLHYITTPFDIIPELAADYRIEGLIDGQWQLLHRETGNRKRKRVHRLESVKTDRIRLVIERTNGSATAQLIEMRVYE, from the coding sequence TTGCGCTCAGAGACGATTACTACAGATATTACAGTCGTCGGCGGCGGTTTGGCAGGAGTGTGCGCGGCAGTAGCCGCGGCACGCTCCGGCCGGACTGTGGCGCTCGTACAGAATAGGCCGGTATTAGGCGGCAATTCCAGCAGTGAGGTAAGAGTATGGGTCAGCGGCGCTTCGGCAACAGGAACGCAGCGCTTCGCCAGAGAGACGGGCATTATGGGCGAGCTGCTTGTGGAGAACCAATTCATGAACCCGGACGGCAACCCGTACTACTGGGATCTTGTTGTGCATGAGGCTGTACTGGCGGAGCCCAATATTCAATTGTTCCTGAATACGGATGTGCATGAGGTGGAGGCGGAAGGCGATGAGCATAATCGCCGCATTCACTCTGTTACCGGCTGGATGATGGGATCGGAGCGCCGTCTCCGGTTCGAAAGCGAGATGTTCCTCGACTGCTCGGGAGACGGACTTGTCGGCTTCCTGGCAGGCGCGGAATATCGTATTGGCCGTGAAGCCCGTTCCCTCTACGGTGAGGAGTGGGCGCCAGAGGAAGCGGACAACATTACGCTGGGCAGCACCATTCTATTCTATACCAAGGATGTAGGCAAGCCGGTCAAATATATCCCGCCATCCTTCGCGAAGGACATCACGACGACGACTATACCAACCAGACGTATTATCCGCACGGGTGATTCAGGCTGCTATTATTGGTGGATCGAATGGGGCGGCGAGGTGGATACCGTTCATGACAATGAACGGATTCGCGATGAGCTGTGGGCAGCTATATATGGAATCTGGGATTATATCAAAAATTCGGGCCAATTCGAGGCGGACAACCTGACGCTGGAATGGGTAGGCTCGGTTCCCGGCAAGCGGGAATACCGCCGTTTCATCGGTGACTATGTGCTCAAGCAGCAGGATATCGTCAATCAAGTCGAATTCCCGGACAAGATCGCATTCGGCGGTTGGTCGATTGACTTGCATCCTCCACAAGGGATGTATGCCGAGGCCAGCGGCTCGAAGCATCTGTTCCCGGATGGGACGTATCATATTCCGTTCCGTTCGTTGTATTCCTCCAATGTATCCAACATGCTGATGGCCGGACGCAATATAAGCGCTTCTCATGTAGCATTCGGCACCACTAGAGTTATGGCGACCTGCGCGGTTATGGGCGAGGCTGCCGGAGCTGCGGCGGCGATGTGCGTGGAGCGGGGCATAACCCCTCGTACACTGGCGGAGGAGCATATGGAGGAGCTTCAGCAAGCCCTTCTTCGCAATGACGGCTCTATTATTGGTTTGCGCAATGCGGATCCAAAGGATCTCGCGCGCCAGGCCGCTGTCCAAGCTTCCAGCTGGCTGGATTCGCCTAAGGTTGAACATGGGGATAAGCGCCATCCGCTGGATACGGACGCAGGCTTGCTGATGCCCGTTAATCCCGAGCTGCAGACGCTGGAGCTGCTGGTTGACGCATCGGAGAACACGGAGCTGACCGTAGAGGTATGGGATACGGGACGTGCTGAAAACTATGTGCCATATTCCCGTCAAGCGACAGATACCGTAAGTGTGGAGCAGGGAGAGAAGCAGTGGGTCAAGCTGAACCTTCCTTGGAAGCCCTCGCAGCCTCAGAATGCGTTCATTATCATTAGAGCGAATGCATCCTTGCATGTATGGCTGGCAGATGAATCTATTACAGGCGTTATGGGCTTCGTAAGGAGCAAAAAACGGCCTGTTGTGGATCCAACGCTGGAGGTTCAGCCCGAACAGCCTGTTGTGGAGTGGGATCCGAAAAAGCTGGTTCGCCAGACCTTCTGCTTCCGCTTGTCCGGCAAGTCCGAGGCGTACCATCCGTCGATGGTCTTGAATGGCTATAGCCGTCCATATGGCGGACCTAATCTATGGGCTTCCCATTCGATGACGGAGCAACAGGAGGAGTGGATCGAGCTGAGCTGGCAGGATGAGGTCGCCTGCTCCGAAATCCATCTCACCTTCAATGATGAAGTGAACGAATATTTGATCAACCTGCATTATATTACAACTCCGTTCGATATTATTCCCGAGCTGGCAGCGGATTACAGGATCGAGGGCCTGATCGATGGTCAATGGCAGCTGCTGCACAGGGAAACCGGCAATCGCAAGCGCAAGCGAGTACACCGCCTTGAATCGGTGAAGACGGACCGCATTCGACTCGTCATCGAACGAACGAACGGCAGTGCAACCGCACAGCTGATCGAGATGCGTGTATACGAATAG
- a CDS encoding DUF4091 domain-containing protein has product MTAYALETRTLSSLAKVFTDCELLHDEYLEGSALLGESYSFQVAYRSTERIKDIRVQVSSDLDGGIELYRVGHVPSEFPIYHDHDEHVIRTTPGLYPDPLYPNAALEGVTAVGGQWRAVWITVQVKPDTTAGAHPISIRFESKEGEALGEACFRLNVISSELPKQRLIHTEWFYADCIMDYYETDMFSEAHWSLIEKYVETASQYGINMILTPIFTPPLDTKVGGERTTTQLVDVTKTEDSYTFGFEKLERWIALCQSKGIEYFEFSHLFTQWGAGHAPKIMGTENGEYKRLFGWETDAAGDDYRSFLDQFLPELVAFIRERKLEKLCYFHISDEPYADHMEAFKNAVSIVEKHLSGFPRIDALSNIAYYEEGLVPKPIPASNHIEPFLERGISGLWTYYCCSQYKETANRFFCFPSARSRILGIQLYKFQIEGFLHWGFNFWNSQFSLRQLNPFEVTDCDLSYPSGDAFLVYPGESGPIPSLRMKVVYEAKQDLRALQLLEGYMGRDKVIELLEEGLEEPITFKQYPRSEEWLLGKRAEINNRIGELAGK; this is encoded by the coding sequence ATGACTGCATACGCATTGGAGACTAGAACTCTAAGCTCGCTTGCGAAGGTATTCACCGACTGTGAGCTGTTGCATGACGAATATTTGGAGGGCTCCGCGTTGCTGGGCGAGAGCTACTCGTTCCAGGTGGCGTATCGCTCCACGGAGCGAATCAAGGATATTCGCGTACAGGTGAGCTCTGATCTGGATGGGGGGATCGAGCTGTATCGGGTAGGGCATGTACCCTCCGAATTCCCTATCTATCACGATCACGATGAGCATGTCATCCGTACAACACCTGGCTTGTATCCAGATCCGCTGTATCCCAATGCTGCGTTGGAGGGTGTGACTGCAGTGGGCGGTCAATGGCGGGCTGTTTGGATCACTGTACAGGTGAAGCCGGATACTACAGCTGGCGCGCATCCCATTAGCATTCGGTTCGAGAGCAAGGAGGGCGAAGCGCTGGGCGAAGCGTGCTTCCGATTGAACGTTATCTCCTCCGAGCTTCCGAAGCAGCGCCTCATTCATACCGAATGGTTCTATGCGGACTGCATCATGGACTATTACGAGACAGACATGTTCAGCGAAGCGCATTGGTCCTTGATTGAGAAATATGTGGAGACTGCGTCACAATACGGTATCAACATGATATTGACGCCAATCTTCACGCCGCCGCTGGATACGAAGGTTGGCGGTGAGCGTACAACAACCCAGCTGGTAGATGTGACGAAGACGGAGGATAGCTACACCTTTGGCTTTGAGAAGCTGGAGCGCTGGATCGCGCTATGCCAGAGCAAGGGCATTGAATATTTTGAGTTCTCTCACCTGTTCACCCAATGGGGGGCCGGACATGCGCCGAAGATTATGGGCACCGAGAACGGCGAGTATAAGCGGCTCTTCGGCTGGGAGACAGATGCTGCGGGCGACGATTATCGTTCCTTCCTGGATCAATTTCTTCCGGAGCTCGTCGCATTCATCCGTGAGCGTAAGCTGGAGAAGCTCTGCTACTTCCATATCTCGGATGAGCCTTATGCCGATCATATGGAAGCTTTCAAAAACGCGGTATCTATCGTAGAGAAGCACCTGAGCGGTTTTCCGAGAATTGATGCCTTGTCGAATATCGCTTATTACGAGGAGGGGCTGGTGCCGAAGCCGATCCCGGCATCGAACCATATCGAGCCATTCCTTGAGAGGGGCATATCCGGGCTGTGGACGTATTATTGCTGCTCGCAATATAAGGAAACCGCCAATCGGTTCTTCTGCTTCCCATCGGCACGAAGCCGCATTCTGGGCATCCAGCTGTACAAGTTCCAGATCGAGGGCTTCCTGCATTGGGGCTTCAACTTCTGGAATTCACAGTTCTCGCTTCGCCAATTGAATCCATTCGAGGTAACGGACTGCGATTTATCCTATCCGTCTGGAGATGCCTTCCTGGTGTATCCGGGCGAGAGCGGACCTATTCCTTCATTACGCATGAAGGTGGTCTATGAGGCGAAGCAGGATCTGCGTGCGCTTCAGCTTCTGGAAGGTTACATGGGAAGAGATAAGGTTATCGAGCTGCTGGAAGAGGGGCTGGAGGAGCCGATTACCTTCAAGCAATACCCTCGCAGCGAGGAGTGGCTCCTTGGCAAGCGTGCCGAAATTAACAATCGAATTGGGGAGCTTGCAGGCAAGTAA
- a CDS encoding Gfo/Idh/MocA family oxidoreductase: MRKVSVAIIGLGARGAGAYAPYVKQFPNEVELAAVAEPNPARRELFGEQYNLAKNVMFESGEDFIKQPKLCDAVIICTWDRMHYEFTMKALEKGYHVLLEKPISPDPHEVLHIAQAAKRHQRLLSICHVLRYAKYWESMKKIIDEGKIGNVVSLQLNENVGYLHHAHSFVRGNWSDAEKSSPMILQKSCHDMDLIRWLVGSECTRVSSYGSLSYFNEANAPEGATARCTDGCPHEHTCAFSAPRFYLQDLSLNSFAKHIADPPTLENRLKALEEGQYGRCVFRHDNNVVDHQVVNMEFAGGGTATFSMSAFTRDITRTILIMGTKGEIRGDFVSGVFQYFEFASQQLTEVKVNAPIHHHGGGDEGIMRQFLADVRAERTENLTSADQSVESHMMAFAAEYSRLHGGESIDMREFAASHL; this comes from the coding sequence GTGAGGAAGGTATCTGTCGCAATCATCGGATTGGGCGCTCGGGGAGCGGGGGCTTACGCTCCATACGTGAAGCAATTCCCGAATGAGGTGGAGCTTGCCGCAGTCGCCGAGCCGAATCCCGCAAGACGTGAATTGTTCGGAGAACAATACAACCTTGCGAAGAATGTGATGTTCGAATCAGGCGAGGACTTTATCAAGCAGCCTAAGCTTTGTGACGCCGTTATTATTTGTACATGGGACCGGATGCATTATGAGTTCACGATGAAGGCGCTGGAGAAGGGATACCACGTGCTTCTGGAGAAGCCGATCTCTCCAGATCCGCATGAGGTTCTTCATATTGCACAAGCGGCCAAACGTCATCAGCGTCTCCTGTCGATCTGTCATGTACTGCGTTATGCGAAATATTGGGAGTCCATGAAGAAAATAATTGACGAAGGCAAAATCGGCAACGTCGTATCCCTGCAATTAAATGAAAATGTCGGTTATCTGCATCATGCCCACAGCTTTGTGAGAGGCAACTGGAGCGATGCGGAGAAATCGAGTCCGATGATTCTGCAGAAGTCGTGCCATGATATGGACCTGATTAGATGGCTGGTTGGCTCGGAGTGTACAAGGGTAAGCTCATACGGCTCCTTGTCCTACTTTAATGAGGCGAACGCTCCGGAGGGAGCAACGGCAAGATGTACGGACGGCTGCCCGCATGAGCATACTTGCGCCTTCTCGGCGCCTAGATTTTATTTGCAGGATCTGAGTCTCAATTCCTTCGCCAAGCATATTGCGGATCCGCCAACGCTGGAGAATCGCTTGAAGGCGCTGGAGGAGGGGCAGTACGGTCGCTGCGTGTTCCGTCATGACAATAATGTCGTGGATCATCAGGTCGTCAATATGGAATTCGCTGGCGGCGGCACCGCAACGTTCAGTATGAGCGCATTTACGCGCGACATTACAAGAACTATATTGATTATGGGAACCAAAGGCGAGATCCGCGGAGATTTTGTATCCGGCGTCTTTCAATATTTCGAATTTGCCTCCCAGCAATTGACCGAGGTGAAGGTGAATGCGCCGATTCATCATCATGGAGGCGGGGACGAGGGCATTATGCGTCAGTTCTTGGCTGATGTGAGAGCGGAACGTACGGAGAATCTGACCTCTGCGGATCAATCCGTGGAGAGTCATATGATGGCATTCGCCGCTGAATATTCCAGACTTCACGGCGGCGAGTCTATCGACATGCGGGAATTTGCAGCTTCGCACCTGTAA
- a CDS encoding DUF4962 domain-containing protein encodes MDRTLNQPESSALSVQYSPTEETKLLENPPRFTWMAADSGERGYMLQWSTSASFEEAATIMAGPVKYPLYTPDVVLDPGFYYWRYAAILGKGELSEWSRVRSFKVEASLPVTPLPDPIDRYRMSREDHPRLWLNSDQIVAFRKRLHEDASYCSWQLFYEGSVLPWLDRELIAEPLPYPNHVRVAKLWRQMYMDCQETLYAIRHMSIAGVILQDRLLLNRAKEWLLHVCSWDPEGTTSRDYNDEAAFRIAAAVAWGYDWLYKELTEDERRLVREVLLRRTEQVAYHVIEGSRIHTVPYDSHAVRSLSSVLVPCSLALLFENERVAEWLNYTMEYYSTIYSPWGGADGGWAEGPMYWTTGMAYVTEAFNLLRNATGVDYYKRPFFQRTGDFPLYCFSPDTTRASFCDQSTLGDPPSLKTAFLMRQFAGITGNGTYQWYYEQIRARESFEEADRKFYNYGWWDFRFDEMMYLHDFKEVQAVEPAHMEPVKWFRDIDWVAMHASPTKPEEHIMLLTKSSRYGSVSHSHGDQNAFVLHAYGEALALQSGYYVAFGSTMHLNWRRHTRSKNVLLFDGKGQYSGRDKAYNLEATGQIETAWHKDGVSYSRGDATAAYQQEVPYLRRFVREYYFVDDAYIFVVDSVDFDQPAALTWLMHTQYEMELNGQTFRAVKEKAELLGRFVYCSSGELELSQTNQYENVDMDEIEGLPEEWHLHAVSGAAMSHRLVTLLVPMKRAEEKSVTCEVEDGDEVVRLWFTYEGNTRAIEVRKS; translated from the coding sequence ATGGATAGAACGTTAAATCAACCCGAGAGCAGCGCGCTAAGTGTCCAATATTCACCAACAGAGGAAACGAAGCTGCTAGAGAATCCTCCCCGCTTCACTTGGATGGCTGCTGATAGCGGCGAAAGAGGATATATGCTTCAATGGTCGACATCGGCTTCCTTCGAGGAAGCAGCAACGATTATGGCAGGACCAGTCAAATACCCCTTATATACGCCGGACGTTGTCCTAGACCCCGGCTTTTATTATTGGCGTTATGCTGCGATATTAGGCAAGGGCGAGCTGTCCGAGTGGAGCCGCGTCCGCTCCTTCAAGGTAGAAGCATCTTTGCCGGTGACACCGCTGCCGGATCCCATTGATCGTTATCGAATGAGCAGGGAGGATCACCCCCGTCTATGGCTGAATTCGGATCAGATTGTGGCGTTTCGGAAACGATTGCATGAGGATGCGAGCTACTGCTCCTGGCAGCTATTCTATGAAGGCTCGGTGCTGCCGTGGCTGGATCGGGAGCTTATCGCCGAGCCATTGCCTTATCCCAATCATGTTCGCGTAGCCAAGCTATGGCGGCAAATGTATATGGATTGTCAAGAAACGCTATATGCCATTCGCCATATGAGCATAGCCGGTGTTATTCTTCAGGATCGTTTATTATTGAATCGTGCGAAGGAATGGCTGCTACATGTATGCTCATGGGATCCAGAAGGAACCACTTCCAGAGATTACAACGACGAAGCGGCATTCCGAATTGCAGCTGCTGTTGCATGGGGGTATGACTGGCTGTATAAAGAGCTTACAGAGGATGAACGGAGGCTTGTACGCGAGGTGCTTCTGCGCCGTACTGAACAGGTGGCCTATCACGTCATTGAAGGCTCACGTATTCATACGGTGCCTTATGACAGCCATGCTGTCCGTTCCTTGTCATCCGTTCTCGTGCCGTGCTCCCTTGCTTTATTATTTGAGAATGAACGAGTTGCGGAATGGTTGAATTATACAATGGAATATTATTCAACGATATACTCCCCATGGGGAGGCGCGGATGGCGGCTGGGCTGAAGGCCCTATGTACTGGACAACGGGTATGGCCTATGTGACGGAAGCATTCAACCTGCTAAGGAACGCGACTGGCGTTGATTATTACAAACGGCCTTTCTTCCAGCGCACGGGAGACTTCCCGCTCTACTGCTTCAGTCCGGATACTACTCGCGCCAGCTTCTGCGATCAGTCGACCTTAGGTGACCCTCCAAGCCTGAAGACGGCATTCCTGATGCGTCAGTTCGCTGGCATAACGGGCAATGGGACTTACCAATGGTATTATGAGCAGATTCGTGCCAGGGAAAGCTTCGAAGAGGCGGATCGGAAGTTCTACAATTACGGCTGGTGGGATTTCCGTTTTGACGAAATGATGTATCTGCACGATTTCAAGGAGGTGCAGGCGGTTGAGCCAGCCCATATGGAGCCTGTCAAGTGGTTCCGAGATATTGACTGGGTAGCGATGCATGCAAGCCCCACTAAACCGGAGGAGCATATCATGCTCTTGACCAAGAGCAGCCGCTACGGCTCTGTGAGCCATAGCCATGGGGATCAGAACGCCTTTGTGCTTCACGCGTACGGAGAGGCTCTTGCCCTGCAAAGCGGCTACTATGTGGCATTTGGCAGCACGATGCATCTGAATTGGCGCAGGCATACCCGTTCCAAAAATGTGCTGCTATTCGATGGGAAAGGCCAATATTCAGGCAGGGACAAAGCATATAATCTTGAAGCGACGGGTCAGATTGAGACTGCCTGGCATAAAGACGGGGTTTCATATTCGAGGGGAGATGCCACCGCGGCATATCAGCAAGAAGTGCCATATTTGCGCAGATTTGTGCGAGAGTATTATTTTGTAGACGATGCTTACATTTTTGTAGTTGATTCTGTAGATTTTGACCAGCCGGCTGCACTGACTTGGCTCATGCATACGCAATATGAGATGGAGCTGAACGGTCAAACCTTCAGAGCTGTAAAAGAGAAAGCGGAGCTGCTTGGTCGATTTGTGTATTGCTCATCAGGGGAATTAGAGCTTTCCCAGACGAATCAATACGAGAATGTGGATATGGATGAAATCGAAGGATTACCGGAGGAATGGCATCTGCATGCGGTATCAGGAGCTGCGATGAGCCATCGGCTTGTGACTCTTCTTGTGCCTATGAAACGAGCGGAGGAAAAATCGGTGACTTGCGAAGTAGAAGACGGCGATGAGGTTGTACGCTTATGGTTTACTTACGAAGGAAATACACGTGCTATTGAAGTGAGGAAATCATGA
- a CDS encoding MFS transporter, translated as MSGPATEGMRQQRLGLLAMYLDTLCMAIGFYMLIPLLSIYTISHLGWSPAIAGIIVAISGLSQQGLRFVSGIIAEKIGYKQAILLGVGIRIAGYVLFGLAQVPAGFMLAAFIAGVGGSLFHPASYAVYAVLTENEGRSKIYAMREMLSNLGFILGPVMGMFLLSIDFKIVCFSSAAMFLLAWVLTYYYIPNIRKPENKEGRPSTIRAMLETVLKDKPFIRFNLVTLVLWSLSVQLYLIVPIRAEQLMLDVSNLAYLYTAAAVFMVLLQLPIHMGCSKVLSGWQMLSIGAFFLAAGHLVIGFSAGIWMLMAGILIFTLGQIFFVPKMNEMTSGYADKQSFALYFGFSGFFLAAGGFLGNSLTGLLQEMASQMETDFKLPWIISALIGFTTAIFIWLKTLKSKVQIKEEQA; from the coding sequence ATGAGCGGTCCCGCAACCGAGGGGATGCGACAGCAGCGCCTTGGTTTGCTCGCCATGTATCTGGACACACTGTGCATGGCTATAGGCTTCTACATGCTGATTCCTCTCCTGTCTATATACACGATCAGCCATCTGGGATGGAGTCCGGCTATTGCTGGTATCATAGTGGCTATTAGCGGACTTTCACAGCAAGGCCTGCGATTTGTGTCGGGCATCATTGCGGAGAAGATCGGATACAAGCAAGCTATTTTGTTAGGGGTAGGCATTCGGATTGCAGGTTATGTGCTGTTCGGCCTTGCGCAAGTGCCTGCAGGGTTCATGCTTGCGGCGTTTATCGCCGGGGTTGGAGGCTCATTGTTCCACCCGGCAAGCTACGCTGTATATGCGGTGCTGACTGAGAATGAAGGCCGCTCCAAAATTTACGCGATGCGGGAGATGCTTAGCAATTTAGGGTTTATATTGGGACCCGTTATGGGTATGTTTCTGCTTTCCATTGATTTTAAAATTGTCTGCTTTTCTTCGGCGGCCATGTTCCTGCTCGCATGGGTATTAACCTATTATTATATCCCCAATATAAGAAAGCCGGAAAATAAGGAAGGGCGGCCGTCCACCATTCGAGCTATGCTGGAGACGGTTCTCAAGGATAAGCCCTTTATCCGATTCAATCTGGTCACGCTTGTTCTGTGGTCATTGTCCGTGCAGCTGTATCTTATTGTGCCCATTCGGGCTGAGCAACTGATGCTGGATGTCTCGAATCTAGCATACCTCTATACGGCAGCCGCTGTATTTATGGTACTCCTGCAATTGCCGATTCATATGGGCTGCAGCAAGGTGCTTAGCGGCTGGCAGATGCTAAGTATTGGCGCTTTTTTTCTTGCTGCAGGCCACTTGGTCATTGGATTTTCTGCAGGAATTTGGATGCTGATGGCAGGGATACTCATTTTTACGCTGGGTCAAATCTTTTTTGTGCCTAAGATGAATGAGATGACCTCGGGCTATGCAGACAAGCAGTCCTTTGCCTTGTATTTTGGTTTTTCGGGCTTTTTCCTAGCAGCAGGAGGATTTTTGGGCAACTCCTTAACAGGTTTGCTGCAGGAAATGGCCTCTCAGATGGAAACGGATTTCAAGCTGCCTTGGATCATTAGTGCGTTGATCGGCTTTACGACAGCAATATTTATTTGGCTCAAAACGTTGAAATCCAAAGTGCAGATCAAGGAGGAGCAAGCATGA
- a CDS encoding type I phosphomannose isomerase catalytic subunit, translated as MTTDQAQRSKRPLKLRSNRVWRTYTGGKQIEDWQGRPNAQDSAFPEEWVASAVKAKNAGREHIVEGWSLVEPEEEGGAHIALKDLVESDPAAYLGPKHATRYKEQMAVLVKVLDAGERLTIQVHPSRETAKELFDSEFGKTEAWYVLGGREIDGEAPCIYLGFKPGMTKERWRELFESQAIPDMLDSLHRIPVKKGDVFLVEGGVPHAIGAGCFLVEIQEPTDLTLRTERITPSGLHVPDASCHQGIGFEAMLDCFRYESLDLPSTLARYKKEPRLLRSTEGGRETMLIGSEDTDRFSMNLLQINGPYARRQNGGFSIAIVVQGSGELYWGQERMPVRQGDQFFFPAGLEAVTWVNADEQAELKVVVCHPPEVKTS; from the coding sequence ATGACGACGGATCAGGCTCAACGCAGTAAAAGACCATTAAAGCTCAGAAGCAACCGAGTATGGAGAACCTACACGGGCGGCAAGCAGATAGAAGACTGGCAAGGGAGGCCTAATGCCCAGGATTCAGCTTTTCCTGAGGAATGGGTGGCTTCGGCGGTGAAGGCCAAAAACGCAGGACGCGAGCATATCGTAGAAGGCTGGAGTCTGGTTGAGCCGGAGGAGGAGGGAGGAGCGCACATTGCCTTGAAGGACCTAGTGGAAAGTGACCCTGCCGCTTATCTGGGTCCCAAACATGCCACTCGTTACAAGGAGCAGATGGCGGTGTTGGTCAAGGTGCTGGATGCCGGAGAGAGGCTGACGATTCAAGTGCATCCAAGCCGTGAAACGGCGAAAGAGCTGTTCGACTCCGAATTCGGGAAGACGGAGGCCTGGTATGTGCTCGGCGGAAGAGAGATCGATGGCGAAGCGCCATGCATCTATCTTGGCTTTAAGCCGGGCATGACCAAGGAGAGATGGCGCGAGCTGTTCGAGAGTCAAGCGATCCCTGACATGCTGGATTCGCTTCATCGTATTCCTGTCAAGAAGGGTGATGTGTTTCTGGTGGAGGGCGGCGTGCCCCATGCCATCGGCGCTGGCTGCTTCCTCGTCGAAATTCAGGAGCCAACGGATCTGACGCTGCGAACGGAGCGGATTACACCGAGTGGTCTTCATGTTCCGGACGCTTCCTGCCATCAGGGAATCGGATTTGAAGCCATGCTGGATTGCTTCCGGTATGAGTCTCTCGACCTGCCAAGTACGCTTGCCAGGTACAAGAAGGAGCCTAGACTCCTTAGAAGCACGGAGGGCGGCAGGGAGACGATGCTGATTGGAAGCGAGGACACTGATCGATTCTCCATGAATCTGCTTCAGATCAACGGACCATACGCTAGGCGTCAGAATGGCGGCTTCTCCATTGCCATTGTTGTTCAAGGCTCAGGCGAGCTGTATTGGGGACAGGAACGTATGCCTGTCCGGCAAGGCGATCAATTTTTTTTCCCGGCTGGCTTGGAGGCTGTCACTTGGGTGAATGCTGACGAACAGGCTGAGCTGAAGGTCGTTGTATGTCATCCGCCTGAGGTAAAAACTTCTTAG
- a CDS encoding DUF1961 family protein codes for MIYHNPLAAPEDVAGFIMEGQAAVTFPHGRMRLESLLDPSEGQKSNFVFWCPDEFPSELAIEWEFRPIREPGLCIIFFAANGRNGRSMFDPALTPRTGEYQMYHHGEIDALHLSYFRRRYPEERAFHTVNLRKSYGFHLVAQGADPIPDADDTDRFYKLRLTKKNGYTTFAVDNLTVLDWQDDGAAYGPLLGAGRIGFRQMSPLIAEYANLRVYDLSDS; via the coding sequence TTGATTTATCATAACCCGCTTGCTGCTCCGGAGGACGTGGCGGGTTTTATTATGGAAGGCCAGGCTGCCGTCACGTTCCCGCATGGCCGGATGCGGTTGGAGAGCCTGCTGGATCCCAGTGAAGGGCAGAAGTCTAATTTCGTATTCTGGTGCCCAGATGAATTCCCATCGGAGCTGGCTATTGAATGGGAGTTTCGTCCGATTCGCGAGCCGGGTCTGTGCATCATATTTTTTGCGGCTAATGGGCGTAATGGACGATCTATGTTCGACCCGGCACTTACACCGCGAACAGGCGAATACCAGATGTATCATCATGGAGAGATCGATGCGCTTCATCTGTCATACTTCCGTAGACGCTACCCGGAGGAGCGGGCATTCCATACGGTCAATTTGCGTAAGAGCTATGGGTTTCATCTCGTTGCCCAGGGTGCCGATCCCATACCGGATGCAGATGATACGGACCGCTTCTACAAGCTGCGATTGACGAAGAAGAACGGATATACTACCTTTGCTGTGGACAACCTGACAGTACTCGACTGGCAGGATGACGGAGCAGCGTATGGACCACTATTGGGAGCAGGGCGCATCGGCTTTCGCCAGATGAGTCCACTCATTGCTGAATATGCCAATCTGCGAGTGTATGATTTGTCAGATTCTTAG